In Anaerosporomusa subterranea, one DNA window encodes the following:
- a CDS encoding threonine synthase, translated as MYVSHLECSKCGLHLEPHKIAQLCPTCGAPLLVRYDLAKVKASFSKDALARRKHNLWRYRELLPFQDETSIISLGEVMTPLIPLEKLARSLGATGLYLKDEGLNPGGTFKSRGAAMGVTCAAELGVKAIAMPTNGNAGAAWSIYCAKAGIDAYIVMPVEAPSITRSECAIAGAKLYLVNGLISDAGKIIARAVSKNKWTDASTLKEPYRIEGKKTMGLEIAEQLGWEVPDVILYPTGGGVGIIGIYKALLELREIGWIGDKMPRLVAVQSEGCAPIVKAWEEKQAASEFWPDSSTIAFGINVPKALGDFLVLDAVKQTGGCTIAVSDEEVLHDQAELARTEGLFICPEGAATLSAYKRLLNSGWIKSGEKTVLLNTGSGLKYPNTVRVDVPVLEPSEDIPG; from the coding sequence ATGTATGTGTCTCATTTAGAGTGCTCCAAATGCGGTTTGCATTTGGAACCCCACAAAATCGCCCAACTTTGTCCGACTTGTGGAGCGCCGCTATTAGTGAGGTATGATTTAGCCAAAGTTAAAGCGTCATTTTCCAAAGATGCATTGGCCAGACGCAAGCATAACCTGTGGCGTTACCGCGAACTGTTGCCATTTCAGGACGAAACAAGTATCATATCATTAGGAGAAGTCATGACTCCGTTGATTCCTTTGGAGAAACTAGCTCGTTCCCTGGGAGCAACCGGGCTGTATCTGAAGGATGAAGGATTAAATCCCGGCGGTACTTTCAAGTCCCGTGGCGCGGCGATGGGGGTGACTTGCGCTGCAGAGCTTGGCGTAAAAGCAATTGCCATGCCGACCAATGGCAATGCCGGTGCGGCTTGGTCTATCTATTGCGCGAAGGCGGGGATCGATGCCTATATTGTGATGCCTGTTGAAGCGCCGTCGATTACCAGAAGTGAGTGTGCCATCGCCGGGGCGAAGCTGTATTTGGTTAATGGACTAATCAGCGATGCCGGCAAGATTATCGCACGAGCGGTAAGTAAGAACAAATGGACAGATGCATCTACCCTTAAAGAGCCGTATCGGATTGAAGGCAAAAAGACCATGGGTCTGGAAATAGCTGAACAGCTTGGTTGGGAAGTTCCTGATGTCATCCTTTATCCTACCGGCGGGGGTGTCGGTATTATCGGTATTTACAAAGCCTTGTTGGAATTACGCGAGATTGGTTGGATAGGCGATAAAATGCCCCGATTGGTCGCTGTCCAGTCCGAAGGCTGTGCGCCAATCGTCAAGGCGTGGGAAGAAAAACAGGCAGCATCTGAATTTTGGCCGGATTCCTCCACTATCGCGTTTGGAATCAATGTGCCGAAAGCGCTTGGCGATTTTTTGGTTCTTGATGCGGTCAAGCAAACCGGCGGTTGCACAATCGCCGTATCTGACGAAGAGGTTTTACATGACCAAGCGGAACTGGCCAGGACAGAAGGCTTATTTATCTGCCCTGAGGGAGCTGCTACTCTTTCAGCCTATAAACGGCTATTGAATAGCGGCTGGATAAAATCCGGAGAAAAGACAGTTTTGCTCAATACGGGCAGCGGATTGAAATACCCCAATACAGTTAGAGTAGATGTTCCTGTATTGGAGCCGTCTGAAGATATCCCTGGATAA
- a CDS encoding nitrite/sulfite reductase, with translation MEPVWAQDRSKLNKVELIKLEKDGLDIINDIERFAKLGFAAIEEKDFDLLKWLGLYISRPKEDGFFLLRVKIPGGVLTSLQARTLGKIARDYGRNLLDISTRHAIQFHWIRVEYLPDIFARLALVGLSCIESAGDCPRTIVGNPLAGYDQEEVIDASPILKEVSDFFHNNREFSNLPRKFKISISGSIHNPASAEIHDLSFTPAEKQVNGETVIGFHVKVGGGLSAAPYMAQDLDLFVLPSEVLSVAKAVATIFRDFGYREKRNHARLKFLLQDWGVEKFQEELINRTGPLASRGKDLTVDWNAGCSYGLHQQVQSGLNYLGLSIPLGRFYADEIEELATIAETYGDGSIRTTNSQDLILPNIPDAKTEAVLSEKVLTRLTPFPKPFTAHAISCTGTQFCPLGVAETKQRAAKILEYLDQHVELDTPIVVHFSGCVNSCGQNQIADIGLQGTVAKVGDQIVEAFTFSIGGRLGPQASFGIKLKGSVPADRVAKAVESLVNAFKAHRAPGESFSDVVKRIGTDAFQLALDKFI, from the coding sequence ATGGAACCAGTTTGGGCTCAAGATCGTTCAAAGTTAAATAAAGTTGAACTGATTAAATTGGAAAAAGACGGCCTTGATATCATCAATGATATTGAGCGCTTTGCAAAGCTTGGTTTTGCAGCAATTGAGGAAAAAGACTTCGATCTCTTAAAATGGTTGGGGCTGTATATTTCTCGGCCGAAAGAAGATGGGTTTTTCTTGCTGCGCGTAAAAATTCCCGGCGGAGTGCTCACTTCTTTGCAGGCCCGCACGTTAGGCAAGATAGCCCGTGATTATGGCCGCAATTTACTGGATATCTCGACAAGGCATGCGATTCAGTTCCATTGGATCCGTGTAGAATATTTACCAGATATCTTTGCGAGACTTGCTTTAGTCGGACTTAGTTGCATTGAATCTGCTGGCGACTGCCCGCGCACGATCGTTGGCAATCCACTGGCGGGATATGATCAGGAAGAAGTCATCGATGCCAGCCCGATCCTAAAAGAAGTGTCAGACTTCTTCCATAACAACAGAGAGTTTTCTAACTTGCCGCGCAAGTTTAAGATATCGATTTCGGGAAGTATTCATAACCCGGCAAGCGCTGAGATTCATGATCTATCATTTACCCCGGCAGAGAAACAAGTTAATGGGGAAACGGTCATCGGCTTTCATGTGAAAGTCGGCGGGGGATTATCGGCAGCGCCTTATATGGCGCAGGATCTCGATTTATTTGTGCTTCCCAGTGAAGTACTTAGTGTGGCAAAGGCGGTAGCAACTATTTTCCGCGACTTCGGTTACCGTGAAAAACGTAACCACGCTCGGTTGAAGTTTCTACTGCAGGACTGGGGTGTAGAGAAGTTCCAGGAAGAACTAATTAATCGAACCGGCCCGCTAGCTAGTCGTGGTAAAGATTTAACTGTTGACTGGAATGCCGGTTGTTCATATGGCTTGCATCAACAGGTTCAATCAGGCTTGAATTATTTGGGTTTGTCGATTCCGTTAGGACGTTTCTATGCCGACGAAATAGAGGAGCTTGCAACCATCGCCGAAACGTATGGTGACGGTTCGATTCGCACCACGAATTCCCAAGACCTTATCTTGCCCAATATTCCTGACGCAAAGACAGAAGCAGTACTTTCTGAAAAAGTGCTAACCCGGCTCACCCCATTTCCTAAGCCATTCACAGCGCATGCTATTAGCTGTACTGGCACTCAATTCTGCCCGCTAGGTGTTGCTGAAACGAAGCAGCGTGCGGCAAAGATTCTGGAGTACCTTGATCAGCATGTCGAGTTGGACACTCCCATCGTAGTGCATTTCAGCGGCTGCGTGAACTCCTGCGGCCAGAACCAAATTGCCGATATCGGTCTTCAAGGCACAGTGGCAAAAGTAGGCGACCAGATCGTCGAGGCTTTCACATTTTCGATTGGTGGCAGACTGGGGCCTCAGGCAAGTTTTGGAATCAAGCTAAAGGGTTCTGTGCCAGCTGATCGTGTAGCGAAGGCGGTAGAAAGTCTGGTTAACGCTTTTAAGGCCCACAGAGCGCCCGGAGAATCCTTTAGTGATGTTGTGAAGCGTATTGGTACGGATGCGTTCCAGTTGGCGCTGGACAAGTTCATATAA